In the Elioraea tepida genome, one interval contains:
- a CDS encoding NAD(P)/FAD-dependent oxidoreductase: MDGVWGAGRRRSVAVIGAGIPGLSVAWFLREYCTVTLYEAEHRLGGHADTQVIRLGGQDIAVDTGFIVYNTVNYPHLTALFRHLGVATERSDMSFGVSIGGGRLEYGGGSIPQLFAQKRNIARPRFLAMLRDVMRFYREAPKLLCSDDDPTLGEYLDRNRYGPGFIEDHILPMGAAIWSASVSAMYEFPAKIFIRFFVNHGLLRLSGRPVWRTVTGGSRTYVGRMEADLATSVHKGVPVQAVLRRPNGVSIHLADGTVSGHDAVVIATHGDQALRLLADASPRERSILGAVRTQANRMVLHTDARLMPRRKRVWSSWNYLARDRRDHGREVSVTYWMNRLQNLATPEPLFVTLNPLREPDPSRVILEKTYRHPCYDAAMIAAQGALPSLQGDRNTWFCGAWTGYGFHEDGIASAVSVARGFGVSPPWVEAALDRAA, translated from the coding sequence ATGGATGGTGTATGGGGAGCGGGGCGGCGACGTTCGGTCGCTGTGATCGGTGCCGGCATTCCCGGGCTTTCGGTTGCTTGGTTTCTGCGAGAGTACTGCACGGTAACTCTCTACGAGGCAGAACATCGGCTCGGAGGCCATGCTGATACGCAGGTCATACGGCTGGGCGGGCAAGATATAGCTGTGGATACTGGTTTCATCGTCTACAATACCGTGAACTATCCACATCTTACCGCCCTGTTCCGCCATCTCGGAGTTGCAACGGAACGCTCCGATATGAGCTTCGGGGTCTCGATCGGCGGGGGCAGGCTCGAGTACGGTGGCGGATCGATTCCCCAGCTTTTCGCCCAGAAACGCAATATCGCCCGCCCACGTTTCCTCGCCATGCTGCGCGACGTGATGCGCTTCTACCGTGAAGCGCCAAAGCTTCTTTGCAGTGACGACGATCCAACCCTCGGCGAGTATCTCGATCGCAACCGCTACGGCCCGGGTTTCATCGAGGACCATATCCTGCCAATGGGAGCGGCGATCTGGTCAGCCTCAGTCAGCGCCATGTACGAGTTCCCTGCAAAAATCTTCATTCGCTTCTTTGTCAATCACGGCCTCCTCCGCCTTTCCGGACGGCCTGTCTGGCGGACGGTAACCGGTGGCTCGCGCACCTACGTCGGCCGCATGGAGGCCGATCTCGCGACCTCCGTGCACAAAGGCGTGCCAGTCCAAGCCGTGCTGCGTCGCCCCAATGGGGTGTCGATCCACCTCGCCGACGGCACCGTCAGTGGACACGATGCGGTGGTGATTGCCACTCATGGCGACCAAGCGCTTCGGCTGCTTGCGGATGCATCGCCGCGCGAGCGCTCCATCCTCGGCGCCGTGCGCACTCAGGCGAACCGCATGGTGCTCCATACCGACGCTCGGCTGATGCCCAGACGCAAGCGCGTGTGGTCATCTTGGAACTATCTCGCGCGCGACCGGCGCGATCATGGCCGAGAAGTCTCGGTGACCTACTGGATGAACAGGCTGCAGAACCTCGCCACACCTGAACCTCTGTTCGTGACGCTGAACCCGCTGCGCGAGCCTGATCCCTCCCGGGTGATCCTTGAGAAGACATATCGGCACCCCTGCTACGATGCCGCAATGATCGCTGCCCAGGGAGCACTGCCATCGCTGCAGGGCGATCGCAACACCTGGTTCTGCGGCGCCTGGACAGGGTACGGCTTCCACGAGGATGGAATTGCTTCGGCAGTCTCTGTTGCGCGCGGCTTCGGCGTCTCCCCCCCCTGGGTCGAGGCGGCACTCGATCGGGCCGCATGA
- a CDS encoding cryptochrome/photolyase family protein, translating to MEKATGAPVIWWVRQDLRLGDNAALAAAAATGAPVLPVFVFDDASAGAWAPGGASRWWLHHSLVALADALRSRGLPLVLRRGDSRQLIPAIVEEVGAQAVFAGRMYEPWARERDKAVAAALAARGVRIEGARTALLFEPWDIRTRTGGSYGVYTPFSRACFNAAPPPQPKPAPARLIPPNHVPASDRLEAWRLLPSKPDWAGGLQTTWRPGEAGAAARLERFLREALPRYDTLRNRPDVPGTSGLSPYLHWGEISPSEVWHSALAAGAAHAVPTESFLKELIWREFSYHLLWHRPEMPHVPLKPIFSRFPWRNDPVALKAWQRGRTGYPIVDAGMRELWHTGWMHNRVRMITASFLIKHLLIPWQEGEAWFWDTLVDADLAANSASWQWVAGCGADAAPYFRIFNPVLQGEKFDPQGAYVRRWVPELARLPAALIHRPWEASPLVLAEAGVVLGRTYPLPIVEHAEARARALAALEAISAEKGAA from the coding sequence ATGGAGAAGGCCACCGGGGCACCGGTGATCTGGTGGGTCCGCCAGGACCTCCGGCTTGGGGACAATGCGGCTTTGGCGGCCGCTGCGGCGACAGGTGCGCCTGTGCTGCCTGTATTCGTCTTCGACGATGCCTCGGCCGGCGCCTGGGCGCCCGGGGGCGCGTCGCGCTGGTGGCTTCACCACAGCCTCGTCGCGCTCGCTGACGCGCTCCGGTCGCGCGGGCTGCCGCTCGTGCTTCGACGCGGCGATAGCCGTCAACTCATACCAGCGATCGTTGAGGAGGTGGGCGCACAGGCAGTGTTCGCTGGACGGATGTATGAGCCATGGGCGCGCGAGCGCGACAAAGCCGTAGCCGCCGCACTTGCAGCGCGCGGGGTGAGGATCGAGGGAGCCAGGACAGCCCTGTTGTTCGAGCCCTGGGACATCAGAACAAGGACGGGCGGTTCGTACGGCGTCTACACCCCGTTCAGCCGCGCCTGCTTCAACGCCGCACCCCCGCCGCAGCCGAAGCCGGCGCCTGCGCGGCTCATCCCGCCCAACCATGTGCCGGCCTCCGACCGGCTTGAGGCTTGGCGGCTCCTTCCGAGCAAACCTGACTGGGCCGGCGGGCTGCAAACCACGTGGCGGCCAGGCGAAGCGGGAGCAGCGGCACGCCTTGAGCGGTTCCTCCGTGAGGCACTCCCCCGCTACGACACGCTCCGCAACCGCCCTGACGTTCCCGGCACATCCGGCCTCTCGCCGTACCTTCACTGGGGTGAGATCTCTCCCTCAGAGGTCTGGCACTCGGCTCTTGCGGCCGGCGCCGCCCACGCAGTGCCGACCGAGAGTTTTCTGAAGGAGCTGATCTGGCGGGAGTTCAGTTATCATCTGCTTTGGCACCGGCCCGAAATGCCACACGTGCCGCTCAAGCCGATTTTCTCTCGCTTCCCATGGCGGAACGATCCGGTCGCTCTGAAGGCATGGCAGCGTGGGCGCACAGGCTATCCGATCGTCGATGCCGGCATGCGGGAACTTTGGCACACAGGTTGGATGCATAACCGGGTGCGAATGATCACTGCATCCTTCCTCATCAAGCATCTCTTGATCCCTTGGCAGGAAGGAGAGGCGTGGTTCTGGGATACGCTGGTCGACGCGGACCTCGCTGCCAACAGCGCCTCCTGGCAATGGGTTGCCGGCTGTGGCGCAGATGCCGCTCCCTATTTCCGGATTTTCAATCCGGTTCTCCAGGGCGAGAAGTTCGATCCCCAAGGAGCGTACGTTCGCCGCTGGGTCCCTGAACTCGCACGACTTCCAGCCGCCCTGATCCATCGGCCTTGGGAAGCGTCGCCACTTGTGCTTGCGGAGGCTGGCGTCGTTCTCGGGCGAACCTACCCTCTACCGATCGTCGAGCATGCTGAAGCGCGCGCTCGCGCTCTTGCAGCGCTCGAGGCTATCTCCGCCGAGAAGGGAGCTGCCTGA
- a CDS encoding FMN-binding negative transcriptional regulator, with protein sequence MTPRPWDVYAPPSFRITDRHRLRALASGISLATLVINGAEGPVAAHLPLVFEGEALIGHLARANPLARLLMPDAPALAVFVGPSVYVTRSWYPSKREHGQVVPTWNYLAVEARGPFVPVTDPEELLNIVRRLTDFLEGEREQPWAVEDAPADFIASMMEAIIGFRITVTALEGTAKLSQNRPEADREGVRAGLASSGDAAAAALASLIAR encoded by the coding sequence GTGACCCCCCGACCATGGGATGTGTACGCGCCTCCCTCCTTCCGAATCACCGATCGCCACCGGCTGCGGGCCCTGGCCTCTGGGATCAGCCTCGCCACGCTCGTGATCAATGGCGCCGAGGGACCGGTCGCGGCGCATCTGCCGCTCGTGTTCGAGGGCGAGGCGCTGATCGGACATCTCGCCCGGGCAAACCCGCTCGCGAGGCTGCTCATGCCCGATGCGCCGGCACTCGCGGTGTTCGTCGGTCCCTCTGTCTATGTCACGCGGTCCTGGTATCCCTCGAAGCGTGAGCACGGCCAGGTTGTGCCGACATGGAACTACCTCGCGGTGGAGGCTCGCGGCCCGTTCGTGCCGGTGACGGACCCGGAGGAGCTCCTGAACATTGTTCGCCGGCTGACCGACTTCCTCGAGGGGGAGCGGGAGCAGCCCTGGGCCGTCGAGGATGCGCCGGCCGATTTCATCGCGAGCATGATGGAGGCGATCATCGGGTTCCGCATTACGGTCACCGCGCTGGAGGGGACGGCGAAGCTGTCGCAGAACCGCCCTGAGGCCGATCGCGAAGGCGTTCGCGCCGGCCTCGCGTCCTCAGGTGACGCGGCTGCGGCGGCGCTTGCCTCGCTGATAGCGCGCTGA
- the pdeM gene encoding ligase-associated DNA damage response endonuclease PdeM: MTAAPVHLAGERLMLDPGGVLWWPARRLLAVADLHLEKGSALAARGALLPPYDSRATLDRLIPLVRRYAPLRLVALGDSFHDRQGPARLPPPEAERLRALASAVPIIWVRGNHDPAPPQALPGEAAAEWREGPIAFRHEGGGDTPEICGHHHPKATIATRGKPVSRPCFVADARRLMLPAFGAYTGGLDVRDPAIARLFPRGCRVFLQGRDRLYSFTLGQLRAAEPVT; the protein is encoded by the coding sequence ATGACCGCTGCGCCGGTTCATCTCGCGGGAGAGCGGCTCATGCTGGACCCTGGCGGCGTCCTGTGGTGGCCGGCGCGAAGGCTCCTTGCTGTCGCCGATCTACATCTCGAGAAGGGCTCAGCCCTTGCCGCCAGAGGGGCCCTTCTGCCCCCGTATGACAGTCGCGCGACGCTCGATCGGTTGATCCCACTGGTCCGCCGCTACGCGCCGCTGCGGCTCGTCGCCCTCGGCGACTCGTTCCATGACCGTCAGGGTCCCGCGCGGCTTCCCCCGCCCGAGGCCGAGCGTTTGCGTGCCCTTGCCTCCGCCGTCCCAATCATCTGGGTACGGGGCAACCATGACCCGGCGCCGCCCCAGGCGCTGCCCGGCGAGGCCGCGGCGGAGTGGCGCGAAGGCCCGATCGCCTTCCGCCATGAAGGAGGTGGCGACACACCAGAGATCTGCGGCCATCATCACCCAAAGGCGACCATCGCGACGCGCGGCAAGCCTGTCTCCCGCCCCTGTTTCGTGGCCGATGCGCGCAGGCTGATGCTTCCCGCCTTCGGCGCTTACACGGGGGGGCTCGATGTACGCGACCCCGCGATCGCCCGACTGTTTCCACGCGGCTGCCGCGTGTTTCTGCAAGGGCGCGACCGCCTCTACAGCTTCACGCTCGGCCAGCTCCGCGCCGCGGAACCGGTAACCTGA
- a CDS encoding ligase-associated DNA damage response DEXH box helicase translates to MAYSTLVTIVGSVASTGTPDLPPALAAWFAARGWAPHPHQWAMLATARAGRSTLLIAPTGAGKTLAGFLGSLAALERDPSPRLHTLYVSPLKALAADIARNLTAPVRGMGLDIAIETRTGDTGAEARRRQRERPPHILLTTPESLALLLSLPDSFSMFRSLEAVVVDEIHALAGTKRGDQLALCLARLGSIAPAARRVGLSATVPHRAPLVAFLSAHGRADGGDVEVIEAPRGAEPEVRVLVPEGALPWSGHMGLLAAPEIYRLIRSARTAIVFVNTRAQAELVFQALWRLNDDGLPIALHHGSLAREQRERVEAAMAEGRLKAVVATSSLDLGIDWGDVDLVIHVGAPKGVSRLLQRIGRANHRWNEASRAVLVPANRFEVLECRAAVEGVATHDLDGDPPPPGGLDVLAQHVLGMACAAPFRADDLYAEVKRAAPYATLPRQDFDDVLRFVADGGYALSGYERYRRLFRDSEGRFHVASAAVARRYRMNIGTIVEAPLLKVRLGRGVGSTPLGEIEEYFVSMLQPGDTFLFAGRVLRFDRLRETTVECSPASGEDPKVPAYAGGRLPLTTSLADRVRAMLERPESWNDLPEDVAAWLRLQRSRSHLPGSNDLLVETFPRGGKWFLVAYCFEGRNAHQTLGMLLTRRMERAGFGPLGFVATDYVVAIWSAHQPVRVAELFDEDMLGDDLEEWMAESSMLRRTFRTVAVIAGLVDRHAPGAEKSRRQLTVNTDLVYDVLRKHEPNHVLLRATRAEAARGLVDVGRVAGLLRRVRGRIVHMALSRVSPLAVPVLLEVGRESVRAGEGEEALLAEAEEAALIAEALGLAEPASPPPQPRMHPLHRANARRDVKARGRALGIKGRATLATIRSRRQGELAIDE, encoded by the coding sequence ATGGCGTACTCAACACTCGTCACTATAGTCGGGAGCGTGGCGTCAACAGGAACACCCGATCTGCCCCCCGCCTTGGCCGCCTGGTTCGCGGCGCGCGGATGGGCGCCGCACCCGCACCAGTGGGCGATGCTCGCCACCGCCCGGGCCGGCCGGTCGACCCTGCTGATTGCCCCGACGGGAGCCGGCAAGACGCTGGCTGGCTTTCTGGGCTCTCTCGCCGCCCTCGAGCGTGATCCGTCCCCACGCCTGCACACCCTTTATGTATCGCCGCTGAAGGCGCTCGCTGCAGACATCGCCCGCAACCTCACCGCCCCGGTTCGCGGCATGGGACTTGACATCGCGATCGAGACACGAACCGGTGACACGGGTGCTGAAGCGCGGCGGCGCCAGCGCGAGCGACCGCCCCATATCCTGCTCACGACGCCTGAGAGCCTCGCCCTCCTCCTGTCGCTTCCCGACAGCTTCAGCATGTTTCGTAGCCTCGAGGCGGTGGTGGTGGACGAGATCCACGCGCTCGCCGGCACGAAACGGGGCGACCAGCTGGCGCTCTGCCTCGCGCGGCTCGGCTCAATCGCGCCGGCGGCGCGCCGGGTCGGCCTTTCCGCCACCGTGCCGCACCGCGCCCCGCTCGTCGCATTCCTCTCGGCCCATGGGCGTGCAGATGGCGGCGACGTGGAGGTGATCGAGGCGCCTCGCGGGGCTGAGCCGGAGGTGCGCGTGCTGGTGCCGGAAGGCGCTCTTCCCTGGTCCGGGCACATGGGCCTGCTCGCCGCGCCCGAAATCTACCGGCTGATCCGTTCGGCGCGCACAGCGATCGTCTTCGTGAACACGCGCGCCCAGGCCGAGCTTGTGTTTCAGGCTCTATGGCGGCTCAACGACGATGGGCTGCCGATCGCCTTGCATCACGGCAGTCTCGCGCGCGAGCAGCGTGAGCGCGTCGAGGCGGCCATGGCCGAGGGGCGGCTGAAGGCGGTGGTTGCGACCTCCTCGCTCGACCTTGGCATTGACTGGGGCGATGTCGATCTCGTCATCCACGTCGGCGCGCCGAAAGGCGTGTCGCGGCTTCTGCAGCGCATCGGCCGCGCCAACCACCGCTGGAACGAAGCGTCGCGCGCCGTGCTCGTGCCGGCCAACCGCTTCGAGGTTCTCGAATGCCGTGCCGCCGTCGAGGGCGTTGCCACGCATGATCTCGACGGCGATCCGCCTCCGCCTGGCGGGCTCGACGTATTGGCTCAGCATGTCCTCGGCATGGCCTGCGCTGCGCCGTTCCGCGCCGATGATCTCTACGCTGAGGTGAAGCGCGCGGCACCTTACGCCACCCTCCCCCGCCAGGATTTCGACGATGTCCTGCGCTTCGTCGCCGATGGCGGCTACGCCTTGTCAGGCTACGAGCGGTACCGGCGTCTGTTCCGCGATTCCGAAGGCAGGTTTCACGTCGCCTCGGCCGCGGTCGCACGCCGGTACCGGATGAACATCGGAACGATCGTCGAGGCCCCGCTTCTGAAGGTCCGGCTCGGGCGCGGCGTCGGCAGTACGCCGCTCGGCGAGATCGAGGAGTACTTCGTCTCGATGCTGCAGCCTGGTGACACGTTCCTGTTTGCAGGGCGCGTGCTGCGCTTCGATCGGCTTCGGGAAACGACGGTCGAGTGCAGCCCGGCCTCGGGCGAGGACCCAAAGGTCCCCGCCTACGCCGGCGGTCGGCTGCCGCTCACCACCTCTCTCGCTGACCGGGTGCGCGCGATGCTTGAACGCCCCGAGAGCTGGAATGATCTGCCAGAGGATGTGGCCGCGTGGCTGAGGCTCCAGCGCTCTCGTTCGCACCTGCCGGGGAGTAACGACCTGCTCGTGGAGACCTTCCCGCGTGGCGGCAAGTGGTTTCTCGTCGCCTATTGCTTCGAGGGCCGGAACGCGCATCAGACGCTCGGGATGCTGCTGACACGGCGCATGGAGCGGGCAGGGTTCGGGCCTCTGGGCTTTGTCGCGACCGACTACGTCGTGGCGATCTGGTCGGCGCACCAGCCTGTCCGCGTCGCCGAGCTGTTCGACGAGGACATGCTCGGCGACGATCTCGAGGAGTGGATGGCGGAGAGCTCCATGCTCCGCCGTACGTTCCGCACGGTGGCTGTGATCGCCGGGCTGGTCGATCGTCATGCGCCGGGGGCGGAGAAGAGCCGGCGCCAACTCACCGTGAACACCGATCTCGTCTACGACGTGCTGCGCAAGCATGAGCCAAACCATGTGCTTCTGCGGGCGACGCGCGCCGAAGCAGCTCGCGGGCTTGTCGATGTCGGACGAGTCGCGGGGCTTTTGCGACGGGTGAGGGGTCGGATCGTGCACATGGCTCTCTCTCGCGTTTCTCCGCTTGCGGTGCCGGTGTTGCTCGAGGTGGGACGCGAAAGCGTGCGCGCAGGCGAAGGCGAGGAGGCGCTGCTCGCCGAGGCCGAGGAGGCTGCGCTGATCGCCGAGGCGCTCGGTTTGGCCGAGCCTGCAAGCCCGCCACCGCAACCTCGCATGCATCCGCTGCACCGCGCGAATGCGCGACGCGACGTAAAGGCTCGGGGCCGCGCGCTGGGCATCAAGGGGCGGGCGACCCTCGCCACCATCCGGAGCCGCCGCCAAGGCGAGCTTGCCATCGACGAATGA
- a CDS encoding ligase-associated DNA damage response exonuclease, giving the protein MPPHPRTWLTVTEAGLLCEPGGFFIDPSRAVDLAVITHGHSDHARPGHRAVLATPETLAIMTRRLGDGRAGTSLQPLIYGETITVNGVTIMLRPAGHVLGSAQVVLEWRGARAVISGDYKTRPDPTCAGFEPVPCDLFVTEATFGLPVFRHPDAAGEIGKLLASLRIFPERTHVVGAYALGKAQRVIALLRAAGYDAPIYVHGALAAMNEVYRGFGVALGDLRPATIADRKALRGAIVLAPPGAIQDRWARRLADPVVCLASGWMRIRQRAKSRGVELPLVISDHADWDELNATIDAVGAPEVWVTHGAEEALIHAAGLRGIRGRALSLSGRGDEDEAIVEEIPGTSAPDLPEASAAEAR; this is encoded by the coding sequence ATGCCCCCGCACCCTCGAACTTGGCTCACGGTCACGGAAGCCGGGCTCTTATGCGAGCCGGGTGGCTTCTTCATCGACCCAAGCCGCGCGGTCGATCTGGCGGTGATCACCCACGGCCACAGCGACCATGCGCGGCCGGGCCACCGGGCCGTGCTCGCCACCCCGGAGACGCTCGCGATCATGACGCGACGCCTTGGTGATGGACGAGCTGGGACGAGCCTTCAACCGCTCATCTACGGCGAGACGATCACCGTCAACGGTGTCACGATCATGCTTCGCCCGGCCGGACATGTGCTCGGTTCCGCCCAAGTGGTGCTGGAGTGGCGCGGCGCGCGAGCAGTGATCAGCGGCGACTACAAGACGCGCCCTGACCCGACCTGCGCTGGCTTCGAGCCGGTCCCGTGTGACCTCTTCGTTACCGAGGCGACCTTCGGGCTTCCCGTATTCCGCCATCCCGACGCGGCAGGCGAAATCGGCAAGCTGCTCGCTTCGCTGCGCATCTTCCCGGAGCGGACCCACGTCGTCGGTGCCTACGCGCTCGGCAAGGCGCAGCGGGTGATCGCGCTTCTCCGTGCCGCCGGCTATGACGCGCCCATCTACGTCCATGGGGCACTCGCGGCGATGAACGAGGTCTATCGGGGCTTTGGCGTTGCGCTGGGTGACCTTCGGCCGGCGACTATCGCCGATCGCAAAGCGCTGAGGGGAGCGATCGTGCTCGCGCCCCCTGGAGCGATCCAGGACCGCTGGGCCCGCCGGCTTGCCGATCCAGTGGTCTGTCTCGCGTCGGGCTGGATGCGTATTCGGCAGCGCGCCAAGAGCCGTGGCGTGGAACTGCCGCTCGTGATTTCCGACCATGCTGACTGGGACGAACTCAACGCCACGATCGACGCGGTGGGAGCGCCGGAGGTGTGGGTGACGCACGGCGCTGAAGAGGCACTGATCCATGCGGCCGGCCTGAGGGGCATTCGCGGGCGCGCGCTCTCTCTCTCCGGACGTGGCGACGAGGACGAGGCAATCGTCGAGGAGATCCCCGGCACGTCAGCGCCTGACCTGCCCGAGGCTTCTGCCGCAGAGGCCCGATGA
- a CDS encoding cisplatin damage response ATP-dependent DNA ligase, protein MKLFADLLERLVLSPARTTKLAALRDWIAIAPDPDRGIGLAALTGELAFAAAKPGLIRALAAERTDPVLFALSYDFVGDLAETVSLMWPSRDTGTEEPPSLSEVAATLASAPRNTLPSIVAGWLDSLDASSRFALLKLITGGMRVGVSGRLVKVALAERYGRDVSEIEEAWPAVTPPYLPLFRWLEGDGPQPRRAEAPIFRPPMLATPLEEADLAALDPARYRAEWKWDGIRVQLVATPAGVKLWSRGGEEIGQAFPEIVAAAEGLHAVLDGELLVVRDGAVAPFSDLQQRLNRKAPSAKLLREQPAHLRLYDMLFEGAEDIRPLGFDQRRARLEAWFARTRAQRMDLSPLVPFASWEELAALRAGAREAGIEGLMLKEAESPYVGGRPKGPWLKWKRDPLVIDAVLMYAQRGHGKRSSFYSDYTFGVWRGQELVPVGKAYSGFTDRELAWLDRWVRNNTIGRFGPVREVEKALVLEIAFDAAQRSSRHRSGVALRFPRINRIRTDKPAAEADRLDTVLALIERG, encoded by the coding sequence ATGAAGCTCTTCGCCGACCTGCTTGAACGCCTCGTGCTCAGCCCTGCGCGTACGACAAAGCTTGCCGCGCTGCGCGACTGGATTGCCATCGCCCCCGACCCGGATCGTGGGATCGGCCTTGCGGCTCTGACGGGCGAGCTCGCCTTCGCCGCCGCCAAGCCAGGGCTCATCCGCGCGCTTGCGGCTGAACGGACGGACCCAGTCCTGTTCGCGCTCTCCTACGACTTTGTGGGCGACCTAGCCGAGACAGTTTCGCTCATGTGGCCTTCCCGTGACACCGGAACCGAGGAGCCGCCTTCGCTCTCCGAGGTTGCGGCGACGCTCGCCTCAGCGCCGAGGAATACGCTTCCGAGCATCGTCGCCGGCTGGCTCGACTCGCTCGATGCGTCCTCGCGCTTTGCGCTCCTGAAACTTATCACTGGGGGCATGCGCGTTGGCGTCTCGGGGCGCCTGGTGAAAGTGGCGCTTGCCGAACGATACGGGAGGGATGTGTCCGAGATCGAGGAGGCGTGGCCTGCGGTCACGCCGCCCTATCTCCCGCTGTTCCGCTGGCTCGAGGGGGATGGGCCGCAGCCGCGGCGAGCCGAGGCCCCAATATTCCGCCCGCCCATGCTCGCCACGCCGCTCGAAGAGGCTGACCTCGCCGCGCTCGACCCTGCCCGCTACCGGGCCGAGTGGAAGTGGGACGGGATACGGGTTCAGCTCGTTGCGACGCCTGCCGGCGTGAAGCTCTGGTCGCGCGGCGGAGAGGAGATCGGGCAGGCGTTTCCAGAAATCGTCGCGGCCGCGGAGGGGCTTCACGCGGTTCTCGACGGCGAGCTTCTCGTGGTGCGCGATGGAGCCGTCGCACCCTTTTCCGATCTGCAGCAGCGCCTCAACCGCAAAGCGCCAAGCGCGAAGCTTCTGCGCGAGCAGCCGGCGCATCTGCGGCTCTATGACATGCTGTTCGAGGGGGCGGAGGACATTCGACCGCTCGGCTTCGATCAGCGCCGCGCGCGGCTCGAGGCGTGGTTTGCGCGAACAAGGGCCCAGCGGATGGATCTCTCACCACTTGTACCGTTCGCCTCATGGGAAGAGCTTGCCGCCCTTCGTGCCGGTGCGCGCGAGGCCGGGATCGAGGGGCTGATGCTGAAGGAGGCGGAAAGCCCTTATGTCGGAGGCCGACCGAAAGGTCCCTGGCTCAAATGGAAACGGGATCCGCTCGTGATCGACGCAGTCCTGATGTACGCGCAGCGCGGCCACGGCAAGCGTTCATCCTTCTACAGTGACTATACATTCGGTGTGTGGCGTGGGCAGGAGCTTGTGCCCGTCGGCAAAGCGTATTCCGGGTTCACGGACCGAGAGCTCGCCTGGCTAGACCGTTGGGTCCGCAACAACACGATCGGACGCTTCGGGCCAGTGCGGGAGGTGGAAAAGGCGCTTGTGCTCGAGATCGCCTTCGATGCCGCGCAGCGTTCGTCGCGTCACCGCTCCGGTGTGGCGCTCAGGTTTCCGCGTATCAACCGAATCAGAACCGATAAACCAGCGGCCGAGGCTGATCGACTTGACACGGTGCTTGCCCTGATCGAGCGCGGCTGA
- a CDS encoding HpcH/HpaI aldolase family protein encodes MIAEAAGFDWLFIDAEHGAFSEDQATQIALAALPTRCTPIVRVCKGALDQAPRLLDNGAMGVVIPHIDTPDEAAAVVDACKYPPLGHRSLGGPPAQARFAAMPPGELMAALNETLITVVMIETPMAIDHAEAIAAVRGIDVLMIGTSDLTAELGIPGELGHPKVQAAYETVIGACRRHGKFAGMGGVYDQENASAYIAMGIQFILGGSDHSLLMPALRARTTFLRALRD; translated from the coding sequence ATGATCGCGGAAGCGGCAGGCTTCGACTGGCTGTTCATCGATGCCGAGCACGGCGCCTTTTCCGAGGACCAGGCGACGCAGATTGCGCTTGCCGCCCTGCCCACACGCTGCACGCCGATCGTGCGCGTCTGCAAGGGGGCGCTCGACCAGGCGCCACGCCTGCTCGACAACGGTGCGATGGGCGTTGTGATACCGCATATCGATACACCCGATGAGGCGGCCGCCGTGGTGGATGCCTGCAAATATCCGCCCCTGGGCCATCGAAGCCTTGGCGGGCCACCGGCTCAGGCGCGTTTCGCCGCGATGCCGCCCGGTGAGCTGATGGCCGCGCTCAACGAGACTCTTATCACGGTCGTGATGATCGAGACTCCGATGGCCATCGACCATGCTGAGGCGATCGCTGCTGTGCGCGGCATTGACGTGCTGATGATCGGCACCTCCGATCTGACCGCGGAACTCGGCATCCCGGGCGAGCTTGGCCACCCCAAGGTCCAGGCAGCCTATGAGACGGTGATCGGCGCGTGCCGACGACACGGCAAGTTTGCTGGCATGGGAGGCGTCTATGACCAGGAAAACGCAAGCGCCTACATCGCCATGGGAATACAGTTCATTCTCGGCGGTAGCGACCACTCGCTGCTGATGCCGGCGCTGAGGGCTCGCACGACGTTCCTGCGCGCTCTGAGAGACTGA